From Armatimonadota bacterium, the proteins below share one genomic window:
- a CDS encoding PIN domain-containing protein, protein MEPVQPSRGIRLTLVALFTALSGYLGKLCADWMLTQNWYTTNFVAVTKSPQGQQLLRYVIGVLFVLLGTLLGFLFASKVVRRVMRLSHTLEEVPPRERVAAVFGVMLGLAFTCLLAFLFFKLLPDAGALPIFLTLFVGVVVTYLCITAMMSLSNELWSLFPTARPDGSLAAPVLRSVKILDTNIVIDGRIADICQSGFLEGTLYVPGFVLDELQHIADSSDALKRARGRRGLDILNEMQKATVLIVRDFDGVDGIEGGVPVDQRLVTLAKHLNAAIVTNDFNLNKVAELQGVKVLNINQLANAVKPVVLPGEEMVVQIIKEGKEANQGVGYLEDGTMIVVEGGKRHIGEHLNVVVSSVLQTVAGKMIFTAIRDSDDGPQTFRPERTVRQRR, encoded by the coding sequence ATGGAACCTGTGCAACCCTCACGCGGGATACGTCTGACGCTCGTAGCGCTGTTTACAGCGCTTTCCGGATATCTCGGCAAGCTCTGCGCCGACTGGATGTTGACGCAGAACTGGTACACGACGAATTTCGTCGCCGTCACCAAGAGCCCCCAGGGGCAGCAGCTGCTCCGATACGTTATCGGGGTGCTGTTCGTGCTGCTGGGCACTCTGCTTGGGTTCCTGTTTGCGAGCAAAGTGGTGCGGCGAGTGATGCGCCTGAGCCACACCCTGGAGGAAGTGCCTCCTCGTGAACGGGTCGCGGCCGTTTTCGGCGTGATGCTGGGGCTCGCCTTTACCTGTCTTCTAGCCTTCCTCTTCTTCAAACTACTGCCGGACGCGGGCGCCCTGCCCATTTTCCTCACGCTGTTTGTCGGAGTGGTCGTAACTTACCTGTGCATCACGGCGATGATGAGCCTGTCCAATGAGCTGTGGAGCCTGTTCCCCACGGCCCGACCGGATGGATCGCTTGCCGCGCCTGTGCTCCGCAGCGTGAAAATCCTGGACACCAACATCGTCATCGACGGGCGTATCGCGGACATCTGCCAGAGCGGGTTTTTGGAAGGCACGCTTTATGTCCCGGGGTTCGTGCTGGATGAGTTGCAGCACATCGCGGATTCGAGCGATGCCCTGAAACGCGCCCGCGGACGGCGCGGCCTGGACATCCTGAACGAAATGCAGAAAGCGACCGTCCTGATCGTGCGCGATTTCGACGGCGTGGACGGGATTGAAGGCGGCGTGCCGGTCGACCAGCGACTCGTTACCCTCGCGAAGCACCTGAACGCGGCCATCGTGACGAACGACTTCAACCTGAACAAGGTGGCGGAACTGCAGGGCGTAAAGGTCCTGAATATTAACCAACTGGCGAACGCGGTGAAGCCGGTCGTGCTCCCCGGCGAAGAGATGGTGGTTCAGATCATCAAGGAAGGCAAGGAAGCCAACCAGGGCGTGGGCTATCTCGAGGACGGCACGATGATCGTGGTGGAAGGCGGCAAGCGTCACATCGGGGAGCATCTGAACGTGGTGGTCTCCAGCGTGCTCCAGACCGTGGCAGGCAAGATGATCTTCACGGCCATCCGCGACAGCGATGACGGCCCGCAGACATTCCGCCCCGAACGCACAGTCCGGCAGCGCCGGTAG
- a CDS encoding Gfo/Idh/MocA family oxidoreductase has protein sequence MGDNWTGKLTRLDFLKTLGLAGAGLALPGSAGSKTLAEPFKTPRSSGATMKGVPFEAKDRVRLAFIGVGGRGTGLLGQYLGTGNVDVTAICDVVPSKVANAQRIVTAAGGKEPAGYSKGDHDYENLLKRDDFDIAVIATPWNWHVPMSVFAMEQGKHAFTEVPAAKTIDDCWKLVDTSERTRRHCVMMENCCYGQNEMTVLNMIQLGVFGKLTHGEAAYIHDLRGELFSDAGEGLWRRFEHLKRNGNLYPTHGLGPVAKYMGMHNGDRFDYLVSASTPERNLSRYRDDHTKEGDPKHDERYACGDMNTSIIKTVNGLTIMLQHDVVGPRPYDRLNLISGTLATFRDYPARIFLDGQDADDWQTFDSFIEKYNHPYWKEVGELAKKNGGHGGMDFVMAWRLIECIRKGIAPDMDVYDAAAWSAPGPLSEWSVAHGSAPANFPDFTRGKWK, from the coding sequence ATGGGCGACAACTGGACGGGCAAACTCACACGACTGGATTTTCTCAAGACTCTTGGCCTCGCCGGCGCCGGGCTGGCCCTTCCGGGATCGGCCGGATCGAAAACCCTGGCCGAACCCTTCAAAACGCCGAGATCGTCCGGCGCGACGATGAAGGGCGTGCCGTTCGAAGCGAAGGACCGTGTCCGCCTCGCCTTCATCGGCGTAGGCGGTCGGGGAACGGGCCTCCTGGGGCAATACCTCGGCACCGGGAACGTGGATGTCACCGCCATCTGCGACGTCGTCCCATCGAAGGTCGCGAACGCCCAGCGTATCGTGACCGCCGCCGGGGGTAAGGAGCCCGCGGGCTACAGCAAGGGCGACCACGATTACGAAAACCTCCTGAAGCGCGACGATTTCGACATCGCCGTCATCGCCACACCGTGGAACTGGCACGTGCCGATGTCCGTGTTCGCCATGGAGCAGGGAAAGCACGCCTTTACCGAGGTGCCGGCCGCGAAGACCATCGATGATTGCTGGAAACTGGTGGACACGTCCGAGCGCACGCGGCGCCATTGCGTGATGATGGAGAACTGCTGTTACGGCCAGAACGAGATGACGGTTCTGAACATGATCCAGCTTGGCGTGTTCGGCAAGCTCACGCACGGAGAGGCGGCCTACATCCACGACCTCCGGGGCGAACTCTTCTCGGACGCCGGCGAGGGCCTGTGGCGGCGGTTTGAACACCTCAAGCGAAACGGCAACCTGTATCCCACACACGGGCTCGGACCGGTGGCGAAGTACATGGGGATGCACAACGGAGACCGCTTCGATTATCTGGTGTCCGCCAGCACTCCCGAACGCAATCTCTCCCGGTACCGTGACGACCACACAAAAGAGGGCGACCCAAAGCACGATGAGCGGTATGCCTGCGGCGACATGAATACGAGCATCATCAAGACCGTCAACGGCCTGACCATCATGCTTCAACACGACGTGGTCGGCCCGCGGCCATACGATCGCCTGAACCTCATCTCCGGCACGCTGGCCACGTTCCGAGATTACCCGGCGCGCATTTTCCTGGACGGCCAGGATGCCGACGACTGGCAGACGTTCGATTCCTTCATCGAGAAGTACAACCACCCGTACTGGAAGGAAGTTGGCGAACTGGCGAAGAAGAACGGCGGCCACGGCGGGATGGACTTCGTGATGGCGTGGCGTCTGATCGAGTGCATCCGCAAGGGCATTGCGCCGGACATGGACGTGTACGACGCGGCGGCCTGGAGCGCCCCCGGTCCGCTCAGCGAGTGGTCGGTCGCCCACGGCAGCGCCCCGGCAAACTTCCCGGACTTCACGCGCGGCAAGTGGAAGTAG
- a CDS encoding DUF3137 domain-containing protein, with protein MTTEKPLDVAADSALTAEVIPHLETERAEAARAFYLAFGVFVMTAGAVALAVITYPYDLVPAGIAGALGIAAFIYCLWAAFSRQNDFAGVFSRWQDEQVMRSLDPDCDFDAARYLESAEYELSGLFPDEYNGFSGANYVHRKVGETEMAASNLNVTYTWETTRTESYTDSNGNTQTRTVTESHTDTRFSGLLLRFDAAKDFTGRVFIDPRRQSSRREGTTEVLLPSSEFMGRFSVSATDEFAAHYLLSPATLERILALQARFNDPIHLSYVESCLYLGLPGVELGFGDAPGLFRRVREESVLRVVSQCRASLLFLDGLVEQLDLNTRIWTKQ; from the coding sequence GTGACCACAGAGAAACCCCTGGACGTGGCTGCCGATAGCGCTTTGACAGCGGAGGTGATCCCGCACCTCGAAACGGAGCGCGCGGAGGCCGCCAGAGCGTTCTACCTCGCATTCGGCGTGTTCGTGATGACTGCCGGCGCCGTGGCGCTGGCAGTCATCACGTATCCTTACGACCTTGTACCCGCCGGAATCGCCGGAGCGCTCGGAATCGCGGCCTTCATATACTGTTTGTGGGCTGCGTTTTCCCGCCAGAACGACTTCGCCGGCGTGTTCTCGCGGTGGCAGGACGAGCAAGTCATGCGGTCGCTGGACCCTGACTGCGACTTCGACGCGGCCAGGTATCTGGAGAGCGCCGAATATGAGCTAAGCGGCCTCTTTCCCGACGAGTATAACGGCTTCTCGGGAGCCAATTATGTCCATCGAAAAGTGGGCGAAACGGAAATGGCAGCGTCAAACCTGAACGTCACGTACACCTGGGAAACCACGAGGACGGAAAGCTACACCGATTCCAACGGTAACACGCAGACGCGGACGGTTACGGAAAGCCACACAGACACGCGGTTTTCGGGGCTTCTCCTGCGCTTCGACGCTGCGAAGGACTTCACGGGCCGCGTCTTCATCGATCCACGCCGGCAGTCGTCGCGTCGAGAAGGGACGACGGAGGTCCTGCTTCCATCGTCGGAGTTCATGGGCCGGTTCTCGGTGTCGGCTACGGACGAGTTCGCGGCCCACTACCTTCTCTCACCGGCCACCCTGGAACGCATTCTCGCGCTGCAGGCTCGTTTCAATGATCCCATTCACCTTTCCTACGTCGAAAGCTGCCTTTACCTTGGGCTGCCGGGCGTTGAACTCGGCTTCGGCGATGCGCCGGGCCTGTTCCGGAGGGTGCGGGAGGAGTCCGTATTGCGCGTCGTTTCCCAGTGCCGTGCAAGCCTGCTTTTCCTCGATGGCCTGGTCGAGCAATTGGATTTGAACACACGTATCTGGACGAAGCAATGA
- a CDS encoding LemA family protein, with protein sequence MMLVSLAVAVVLGLAGLVLLVGVVWWVSTLNDLIRRRNAIQNATSVLDACLKRRYDLVPDLVESVKRHMAHEKDLVDSVTKARKTVMGARGAGDPAAEAAMGDILKAFNVMVENYPDSHADQTVDTLMRSLSEIEEEIRAGRQMLAGNTTMYNNLVQGVPSGMVASVHGFATAAMFSIPEEQREKTPAWK encoded by the coding sequence ATGATGTTGGTTTCCTTGGCGGTGGCAGTGGTCCTGGGGCTAGCCGGCCTGGTGCTGCTTGTTGGCGTTGTCTGGTGGGTGAGCACTCTGAACGACCTTATCCGGCGCCGGAATGCCATCCAGAATGCCACTTCCGTGCTGGATGCGTGCCTGAAGCGGCGGTATGACCTGGTCCCGGACCTGGTCGAGAGCGTAAAGCGCCACATGGCTCACGAGAAGGACCTCGTAGACAGTGTCACGAAGGCGCGGAAAACAGTTATGGGGGCGCGGGGCGCTGGCGATCCGGCCGCAGAAGCGGCCATGGGCGACATCCTGAAGGCGTTCAACGTGATGGTTGAGAACTACCCGGATTCCCACGCTGATCAGACCGTGGACACGTTGATGCGTTCGCTCTCCGAGATTGAGGAGGAGATTCGCGCGGGGCGGCAGATGCTGGCGGGCAACACGACGATGTACAACAACCTGGTGCAGGGTGTTCCCAGCGGAATGGTGGCGAGTGTACACGGCTTCGCCACCGCGGCGATGTTCAGCATCCCGGAGGAGCAGCGCGAGAAGACTCCCGCGTGGAAGTAA
- a CDS encoding ABC transporter substrate-binding protein has translation MNRTAFVTAGILMSLAAAGCRHAAAPAANVVTIHVADWGGASADEKSNQQNQQLIAEFQRLHPRIRLQMEHMPDAYTQKVMMTILAGTQPDVIALDASYAAIFIDNNTLQDLTPFIEGDPEMRLSSFYPNVVNVARRGKALYAMPANFTPMMMYYNKASFRRAGVPFPKEGWTWADFHDAARRLTIRRNGKVVQYGFNATDWMPGWVMWIWQNGGSVLSPDGKKATGYLNSKASVEAMRFYTDLVVKERLAPTTSEAQAMGTSNFQAGNVAMDVSGHWMIPTYSQNELYPLSNVGVVGLPRNKAHVTVMYESGPAMMRGCKHPKEAWEYIKFISGKYAQRMYADQGIAIAADRQIAEEYRGKSPLEPAFLDNVRYARGPTGASVEQYALVEDIGREAIDEILLKKRTVEAALTEAARRIDVQLGEE, from the coding sequence ATGAACCGCACAGCCTTCGTAACCGCAGGTATACTCATGTCGCTGGCCGCCGCCGGCTGCCGCCACGCTGCCGCGCCGGCCGCTAACGTGGTGACGATCCACGTTGCCGATTGGGGCGGCGCCTCCGCGGACGAGAAGTCCAACCAGCAGAACCAGCAGTTGATCGCCGAGTTCCAGCGCCTGCACCCGAGGATCCGGCTCCAGATGGAGCATATGCCGGACGCGTACACCCAGAAGGTGATGATGACGATCCTGGCCGGCACCCAGCCGGACGTCATCGCCCTCGACGCCTCGTACGCGGCGATCTTCATCGACAACAACACGCTGCAGGACCTCACGCCATTCATTGAGGGCGATCCGGAGATGCGCCTCTCCAGCTTCTATCCCAACGTGGTGAACGTCGCGCGGCGCGGAAAGGCCCTGTACGCCATGCCCGCCAACTTCACGCCGATGATGATGTACTACAACAAGGCGTCGTTCCGCAGGGCGGGAGTGCCCTTCCCGAAGGAAGGGTGGACCTGGGCGGATTTCCACGACGCCGCGCGCCGCCTCACGATTCGCAGGAACGGTAAAGTGGTGCAATACGGCTTCAACGCCACCGACTGGATGCCCGGTTGGGTGATGTGGATATGGCAGAACGGCGGCAGCGTGTTGAGCCCGGACGGTAAGAAGGCTACCGGCTACCTGAACAGCAAGGCCAGCGTCGAGGCGATGCGATTCTATACGGACCTTGTCGTGAAAGAACGCCTCGCGCCGACCACCTCCGAGGCGCAGGCCATGGGCACCTCCAACTTCCAGGCCGGCAACGTGGCCATGGACGTTTCCGGCCACTGGATGATCCCAACCTACAGCCAGAACGAGCTCTATCCGCTGTCAAACGTGGGGGTGGTGGGGCTGCCGCGAAACAAGGCGCACGTGACGGTGATGTACGAGTCCGGCCCGGCGATGATGCGAGGCTGCAAGCACCCGAAAGAGGCCTGGGAGTACATCAAGTTCATCAGCGGCAAGTACGCTCAGCGGATGTACGCCGATCAGGGAATCGCCATCGCGGCGGACCGCCAGATCGCCGAGGAGTACCGCGGAAAGAGCCCGCTGGAGCCGGCATTTCTCGACAACGTGCGGTACGCGCGCGGCCCGACCGGAGCGAGCGTGGAGCAGTACGCGCTGGTGGAAGACATCGGGCGGGAGGCGATCGACGAAATCCTTCTTAAGAAGCGAACCGTTGAGGCCGCGCTCACCGAGGCCGCCCGCCGCATCGATGTGCAGCTAGGCGAAGAGTAG
- a CDS encoding DUF47 family protein codes for MALFTKDTSFYDLLEEQADTAHKAAETFLKLTDDWKHLLNYVEELDEIESAGDDLCHQLTNRVDATFVTPLDKEDLHALVGGLDDITDCIDAATSRLAIYQIPGPRPDLSALVRLLVNITAATRKAVGHLRNLKARTKLQATLIRIHELENQADLGFRNALGDLFNAPDAEPINVMKWKEIYDRIERAMDKCEDVANMVESVVVKYA; via the coding sequence TTGGCACTCTTTACCAAAGACACATCGTTCTACGACCTGCTGGAAGAGCAGGCGGACACGGCGCACAAAGCCGCCGAAACCTTTCTAAAACTGACCGACGACTGGAAACACCTTCTGAACTACGTGGAGGAACTGGACGAGATCGAAAGCGCCGGGGATGACCTCTGCCATCAACTCACCAACCGGGTTGACGCTACTTTCGTAACCCCGCTCGACAAGGAGGATCTCCACGCGCTGGTCGGCGGCCTGGACGATATTACTGACTGCATCGACGCCGCGACCTCACGCCTTGCCATCTATCAGATCCCCGGGCCGAGGCCCGATCTGAGCGCACTGGTGCGCCTTCTGGTAAACATTACCGCCGCCACTCGCAAGGCCGTTGGCCACCTCCGCAACCTCAAGGCCCGCACCAAACTGCAGGCCACCCTCATCCGCATTCACGAACTGGAGAACCAGGCCGACCTGGGGTTCCGCAACGCTCTGGGAGACCTGTTCAACGCGCCGGACGCCGAACCGATCAACGTGATGAAGTGGAAGGAGATCTACGACCGCATCGAGCGCGCCATGGACAAGTGCGAGGATGTGGCGAACATGGTAGAGAGCGTGGTCGTCAAGTATGCATAG
- a CDS encoding inorganic phosphate transporter: protein MSPLLIVVILVIVLALAFDYSNGFHDSANSIATVVATRVLRPGQAVLWAAFFNFIAAFTFAPSVAKTIGKGIVNPSIVDVNIILAAVVGAILWNLATWYLGLPSSSSHALVGGLVGAALVKVGPQAVIGSGLEKAALFIVVSPAIGMVIGFILMSLSMRALRNAQPGPVNHWTRLLQLLSSACYSLSHGLNDAQKTMGIIAILLISMQPQIPALQHAPHWLMPPRDLHYVPLWIILSAHTAIALGTLSGGWRIVKTMGMRITQLTPLGGVCAELAGACTIIGASIAGIPVSTTHTITGAIVGVGSSRRLSAVRWGITYRIVWAWILTIPCAALLSGATYFAVARLLPQLPKAGQSAIGVLIAGALLYALVGWLSSTRKPQHVHA, encoded by the coding sequence ATGTCGCCCCTTCTGATCGTCGTTATCCTGGTCATCGTGCTGGCCCTCGCCTTCGACTACAGCAACGGCTTTCACGACTCCGCCAACTCCATTGCCACCGTTGTCGCTACCCGGGTGCTCAGGCCCGGCCAGGCCGTGCTCTGGGCCGCGTTCTTCAATTTCATTGCGGCCTTCACGTTCGCTCCGTCCGTGGCCAAGACCATCGGCAAAGGCATCGTGAACCCGTCCATCGTGGACGTGAACATCATCCTTGCCGCTGTGGTGGGCGCCATCTTGTGGAACCTGGCAACGTGGTACCTGGGACTGCCGTCCAGTTCATCCCACGCGCTTGTGGGCGGCCTGGTGGGAGCGGCGCTGGTAAAGGTGGGACCTCAGGCTGTGATCGGGTCCGGCTTGGAGAAGGCCGCCCTCTTTATCGTCGTCTCGCCGGCCATCGGCATGGTCATCGGATTCATCCTGATGTCCCTGTCTATGAGGGCGCTCCGCAACGCGCAGCCAGGCCCGGTGAACCATTGGACGCGGCTGCTGCAACTCCTGTCATCCGCGTGCTACTCGTTGAGTCACGGCCTCAACGACGCGCAGAAAACGATGGGCATTATCGCTATTCTCCTCATAAGCATGCAGCCGCAGATCCCCGCGCTCCAGCACGCGCCCCACTGGCTGATGCCCCCGCGTGACCTGCACTATGTGCCACTTTGGATTATCCTTTCGGCCCACACCGCCATTGCTCTCGGCACACTGTCCGGAGGGTGGCGCATTGTGAAGACGATGGGAATGCGGATCACCCAACTGACGCCGCTGGGAGGGGTTTGCGCGGAATTGGCGGGCGCATGCACCATCATCGGCGCATCCATCGCCGGCATCCCGGTGAGCACAACCCATACCATCACCGGCGCTATCGTCGGCGTTGGATCCAGCCGGCGCCTGTCTGCCGTGCGCTGGGGCATCACGTACCGAATCGTGTGGGCCTGGATCCTGACCATCCCATGTGCCGCACTGCTTTCCGGAGCGACGTATTTTGCCGTAGCGCGCCTGCTGCCCCAACTCCCCAAGGCCGGCCAGTCTGCCATAGGAGTGCTGATAGCCGGCGCCCTGCTATACGCTCTCGTGGGCTGGCTGTCGTCTACCAGAAAGCCTCAGCACGTTCACGCTTGA